In Primulina eburnea isolate SZY01 chromosome 5, ASM2296580v1, whole genome shotgun sequence, a single window of DNA contains:
- the LOC140832218 gene encoding transcription factor bHLH48-like isoform X1 yields the protein MEPQVGETQLPFRSGIRGSNPEEMGFGFLQAHDVISTQTPSETGGSSFTALLELPPPQAVELLVNEDFQAKTPPPIFPSNTALIDRASKFSVFATACNSPEGNCVVSGSCSMKPDVVKQEPLESDSHLNSSKPATSNQSPKSLKRKEKERKVNETNKKSKKVAPNDISDGSGDKLPYIHVRARRGQATDSHSLAERARREKINARMKLLQELVPGCNKISGTAMVLDEIINHVQALQRQVEFLSMRLAAVNPRSDINLDAFLAEESEPAVDNNYQSMFTASMWPEGQISGSRQQYQQLWHFEGLQQPIWGREEDNSNFITTENPLLSFDSSSNSASLHSSQLKMEL from the exons atggAACCGCAAGTAGGAGAAACCCAGCTGCCATTTAGATCCGGAATACGCGGGTCAAATCCCGAAGAAATGGGCTTCGGATTTTTGCAAGCCCACGACGTAATATCCACTCAAACTCCATCGGAGACCGGCGGGAGCTCTTTTACGGCGCTTCTCGAACTTCCGCCGCCACAGGCGGTGGAACTCTTGGTGAACGAAGATTTTCAGGCAAAGACTCCGCCGCCTATTTTTCCTTCCAATACTGCCCTTATCGACCGAGCTTCCAAGTTTTCAGTTTTTGCTACGGCTTGCAACTCGCCGGAGGGTAACTGTGTGGTGTCAGGTTCTTGCTCCATGAAGCCAGATGTGGTGAAGCAAGAGCCACTAGAGTCAGATTCGCACCTTAATTCATCTAAGCCCGCAACTTCAAATCAGAGTCCCAAGAGCCTGAAGCGGAAGGAGAAGGAGAGAAAG GTTAATGAAACGAATAAAAAGAGCAAAAAAGTGGCGCCGAACGATATTTCTGATGGCAGTGGAGATAAGCTGCCGTACATCCATGTTAGAGCTCGCCGTGGTCAAGCCACAGATAGCCATAGCTTAGCCGAAAGG GCAAGGAGAGAGAAGATTAACGCCAGAATGAAACTATTACAGGAGCTGGTCCCAGGATGCAACAAG ATTTCAGGGACTGCAATGGTACTGGATGAGATAATAAACCATGTGCAAGCACTTCAACGGCAAGTGGAG TTTTTATCCATGAGACTTGCTGCCGTTAACCCGAGAAGCGATATCAATCTCGATGCCTTCTTGGCTGAAGAA AGTGAACCAGCAGTTGATAATAATTACCAAAGCATGTTTACTGCATCAATGTGGCCCGAAGGCCAAATAAGTGGGAGCAGGCAGCAATATCAACAGTTGTGGCACTTTGAGGGGCTTCAGCAGCCCATCTGGGGAAGAGAAGAAGACAACTCTAACTTCATTACTACAGAAAATCCACTTTTAAGCTTTGattcttcatcaaattcag CTTCTCTGCACTCGAGTCAGCTGAAAATGGAGCTCTGA
- the LOC140832218 gene encoding transcription factor bHLH48-like isoform X2 has product MGFGFLQAHDVISTQTPSETGGSSFTALLELPPPQAVELLVNEDFQAKTPPPIFPSNTALIDRASKFSVFATACNSPEGNCVVSGSCSMKPDVVKQEPLESDSHLNSSKPATSNQSPKSLKRKEKERKVNETNKKSKKVAPNDISDGSGDKLPYIHVRARRGQATDSHSLAERARREKINARMKLLQELVPGCNKISGTAMVLDEIINHVQALQRQVEFLSMRLAAVNPRSDINLDAFLAEESEPAVDNNYQSMFTASMWPEGQISGSRQQYQQLWHFEGLQQPIWGREEDNSNFITTENPLLSFDSSSNSASLHSSQLKMEL; this is encoded by the exons ATGGGCTTCGGATTTTTGCAAGCCCACGACGTAATATCCACTCAAACTCCATCGGAGACCGGCGGGAGCTCTTTTACGGCGCTTCTCGAACTTCCGCCGCCACAGGCGGTGGAACTCTTGGTGAACGAAGATTTTCAGGCAAAGACTCCGCCGCCTATTTTTCCTTCCAATACTGCCCTTATCGACCGAGCTTCCAAGTTTTCAGTTTTTGCTACGGCTTGCAACTCGCCGGAGGGTAACTGTGTGGTGTCAGGTTCTTGCTCCATGAAGCCAGATGTGGTGAAGCAAGAGCCACTAGAGTCAGATTCGCACCTTAATTCATCTAAGCCCGCAACTTCAAATCAGAGTCCCAAGAGCCTGAAGCGGAAGGAGAAGGAGAGAAAG GTTAATGAAACGAATAAAAAGAGCAAAAAAGTGGCGCCGAACGATATTTCTGATGGCAGTGGAGATAAGCTGCCGTACATCCATGTTAGAGCTCGCCGTGGTCAAGCCACAGATAGCCATAGCTTAGCCGAAAGG GCAAGGAGAGAGAAGATTAACGCCAGAATGAAACTATTACAGGAGCTGGTCCCAGGATGCAACAAG ATTTCAGGGACTGCAATGGTACTGGATGAGATAATAAACCATGTGCAAGCACTTCAACGGCAAGTGGAG TTTTTATCCATGAGACTTGCTGCCGTTAACCCGAGAAGCGATATCAATCTCGATGCCTTCTTGGCTGAAGAA AGTGAACCAGCAGTTGATAATAATTACCAAAGCATGTTTACTGCATCAATGTGGCCCGAAGGCCAAATAAGTGGGAGCAGGCAGCAATATCAACAGTTGTGGCACTTTGAGGGGCTTCAGCAGCCCATCTGGGGAAGAGAAGAAGACAACTCTAACTTCATTACTACAGAAAATCCACTTTTAAGCTTTGattcttcatcaaattcag CTTCTCTGCACTCGAGTCAGCTGAAAATGGAGCTCTGA